Proteins found in one Xenopus laevis strain J_2021 chromosome 1L, Xenopus_laevis_v10.1, whole genome shotgun sequence genomic segment:
- the XB22041731.L gene encoding uncharacterized protein XB22041731.L, with product MENTILSLQLGKNALNLLPCMYLRDVQNKTIFTSLLILMVTDALVTGFLMFLWLTGWPLSLGLEMVALRFLYFQNETYRCVSLLVTMLAFGEEWSRARFRKCADSGAAEQAFSLQCNLLSLTCWLIAISNVYPVASTISVLPNTCNDWNYRCLFTFLSDFETSNKLLPCIGGVLSITLLYGTLQKTDPAVPGLKLSIRRKPSSFMISVLSGTFAALFFWILPPFLAVSSWSALALEVCYSILRTQNPDSLSTVNINEGYNQPATTMEKHYT from the exons ATGGAGAACACCATTCTCAGCCTGCAACTTGGGAAAAATGCTTTGAATCTGCTGCCGTGTATGTATCTGCGTGACGTTCAGAACAAGACCATTTTCACTTCTCTGCTCATCCTCATGGTCACAGATGCACTTGTTACAG GATTCCTGATGTTTCTCTGGCTAACTGGGTGGCCTCTGTCGCTTGGTTTGGAGATGGTGGCTCTGCGTTTCCTATACTTTCAGAATGAAACCTACCGCTGTGTTTCTTTGTTGGTCACAATGCTTGCCTTTGGTGAAGAATGGTCCCGTGCTCGCTTCAGAAAATGTGCTGATTCTGGTGCAGCTGAACAGGCTTTCTCACTGCAGTGTAATTTGCTAAGTCTGACCTGCTGGCTGATTGCAATATCTAATGTCTATCCTGTTGCAAGTACCATCTCTGTGTTGCCCAACACGTGTAATGATTGGAATTACAGGTGCCTGTTTACATTTCTCAGTGACTTTGAGACCTCTAACAAGCTACTTCCTTGTATTGGTGGTGTGCTCAGCATAACTCTACTCTATGGCACGCTGCAGAAAACAGATCCTGCTGTACCAGGACTCAAACTAAGCATAAGGAGAAAGCCCAGCAGCTTTATGATCTCAGTTCTGAGTGGCACATTTGCTGCACTATTCTTCTGGATCCTTCCACCTTTCCTGGCAGTCAGTTCATGGTCAGCACTTGCTCTTGAGGTATGCTACAGTATTTTAAGGACCCAGAACCCTGATTCACTGAGCACAGTAAATATCAATGAAGGATATAACCAACCTGCTACTACAATGGAAAAACATTATACTTAa